Proteins encoded by one window of Homo sapiens chromosome 10, GRCh38.p14 Primary Assembly:
- the FGF8 gene encoding fibroblast growth factor 8 isoform A precursor (isoform A precursor is encoded by transcript variant A), with amino-acid sequence MGSPRSALSCLLLHLLVLCLQAQHVREQSLVTDQLSRRLIRTYQLYSRTSGKHVQVLANKRINAMAEDGDPFAKLIVETDTFGSRVRVRGAETGLYICMNKKGKLIAKSNGKGKDCVFTEIVLENNYTALQNAKYEGWYMAFTRKGRPRKGSKTRQHQREVHFMKRLPRGHHTTEQSLRFEFLNYPPFTRSLRGSQRTWAPEPR; translated from the exons ATGGGCAGCCCCCGCTCCGCGCTGAGCTGCCT GCTGTTGCACTTGCTGGTCCTCTGCCTCCAAGCCCAG CATGTGAGGGAGCAGAGCCTGGTGACGGATCAGCTCAGCCGCCGCCTCATCCGGACCTACCAACTCTACAGCCGCACCAGCGGGAAGCACGTGCAGGTCCTGGCCAACAAGCGCATCAACGCCATGGCAGAGGACGGCGACCCCTTCG CAAAGCTCATCGTGGAGACGGACACCTTTGGAAGCAGAGTTCGAGTCCGAGGAGCCGAGACGGGCCTCTACATCTGCATGAACAAGAAGGGGAAGCTGATCGCCAAG AGCAACGGCAAAGGCAAGGACTGCGTCTTCACGGAGATTGTGCTGGAGAACAACTACACAGCGCTGCAGAATGCCAAGTACGAGGGCTGGTACATGGCCTTCACCCGCAAGGGCCGGCCCCGCAAGGGCTCCAAGACGCGGCAGCACCAGCGTGAGGTCCACTTCATGAAGCGGCTGCCCCGGGGCCACCACACCACCGAGCAGAGCCTGCGCTTCGAGTTCCTCAACTACCCGCCCTTCACGCGCAGCCTGCGCGGCAGCCAGAGGACTTGGGCCCCCGAGCCCCGATAG
- the FGF8 gene encoding fibroblast growth factor 8 isoform B precursor (isoform B precursor is encoded by transcript variant B), whose translation MGSPRSALSCLLLHLLVLCLQAQVTVQSSPNFTQHVREQSLVTDQLSRRLIRTYQLYSRTSGKHVQVLANKRINAMAEDGDPFAKLIVETDTFGSRVRVRGAETGLYICMNKKGKLIAKSNGKGKDCVFTEIVLENNYTALQNAKYEGWYMAFTRKGRPRKGSKTRQHQREVHFMKRLPRGHHTTEQSLRFEFLNYPPFTRSLRGSQRTWAPEPR comes from the exons ATGGGCAGCCCCCGCTCCGCGCTGAGCTGCCT GCTGTTGCACTTGCTGGTCCTCTGCCTCCAAGCCCAG GTAACTGTTCAGTCCTCACCTAATTTTACACAGCATGTGAGGGAGCAGAGCCTGGTGACGGATCAGCTCAGCCGCCGCCTCATCCGGACCTACCAACTCTACAGCCGCACCAGCGGGAAGCACGTGCAGGTCCTGGCCAACAAGCGCATCAACGCCATGGCAGAGGACGGCGACCCCTTCG CAAAGCTCATCGTGGAGACGGACACCTTTGGAAGCAGAGTTCGAGTCCGAGGAGCCGAGACGGGCCTCTACATCTGCATGAACAAGAAGGGGAAGCTGATCGCCAAG AGCAACGGCAAAGGCAAGGACTGCGTCTTCACGGAGATTGTGCTGGAGAACAACTACACAGCGCTGCAGAATGCCAAGTACGAGGGCTGGTACATGGCCTTCACCCGCAAGGGCCGGCCCCGCAAGGGCTCCAAGACGCGGCAGCACCAGCGTGAGGTCCACTTCATGAAGCGGCTGCCCCGGGGCCACCACACCACCGAGCAGAGCCTGCGCTTCGAGTTCCTCAACTACCCGCCCTTCACGCGCAGCCTGCGCGGCAGCCAGAGGACTTGGGCCCCCGAGCCCCGATAG
- the FGF8 gene encoding fibroblast growth factor 8 isoform F precursor (isoform F precursor is encoded by transcript variant F), translating into MGSPRSALSCLLLHLLVLCLQAQEGPGRGPALGRELASLFRAGREPQGVSQQVTVQSSPNFTQHVREQSLVTDQLSRRLIRTYQLYSRTSGKHVQVLANKRINAMAEDGDPFAKLIVETDTFGSRVRVRGAETGLYICMNKKGKLIAKSNGKGKDCVFTEIVLENNYTALQNAKYEGWYMAFTRKGRPRKGSKTRQHQREVHFMKRLPRGHHTTEQSLRFEFLNYPPFTRSLRGSQRTWAPEPR; encoded by the exons ATGGGCAGCCCCCGCTCCGCGCTGAGCTGCCT GCTGTTGCACTTGCTGGTCCTCTGCCTCCAAGCCCAG GAAGGCCCGGGCAGGGGCCCTGCGCTGGGCAGGGAGCTCGCTTCCCTGTTCCGGGCTGGCCGGGAGCCCCAGGGTGTCTCCCAACAG GTAACTGTTCAGTCCTCACCTAATTTTACACAGCATGTGAGGGAGCAGAGCCTGGTGACGGATCAGCTCAGCCGCCGCCTCATCCGGACCTACCAACTCTACAGCCGCACCAGCGGGAAGCACGTGCAGGTCCTGGCCAACAAGCGCATCAACGCCATGGCAGAGGACGGCGACCCCTTCG CAAAGCTCATCGTGGAGACGGACACCTTTGGAAGCAGAGTTCGAGTCCGAGGAGCCGAGACGGGCCTCTACATCTGCATGAACAAGAAGGGGAAGCTGATCGCCAAG AGCAACGGCAAAGGCAAGGACTGCGTCTTCACGGAGATTGTGCTGGAGAACAACTACACAGCGCTGCAGAATGCCAAGTACGAGGGCTGGTACATGGCCTTCACCCGCAAGGGCCGGCCCCGCAAGGGCTCCAAGACGCGGCAGCACCAGCGTGAGGTCCACTTCATGAAGCGGCTGCCCCGGGGCCACCACACCACCGAGCAGAGCCTGCGCTTCGAGTTCCTCAACTACCCGCCCTTCACGCGCAGCCTGCGCGGCAGCCAGAGGACTTGGGCCCCCGAGCCCCGATAG
- the FGF8 gene encoding fibroblast growth factor 8 isoform E precursor (isoform E precursor is encoded by transcript variant E): MGSPRSALSCLLLHLLVLCLQAQEGPGRGPALGRELASLFRAGREPQGVSQQHVREQSLVTDQLSRRLIRTYQLYSRTSGKHVQVLANKRINAMAEDGDPFAKLIVETDTFGSRVRVRGAETGLYICMNKKGKLIAKSNGKGKDCVFTEIVLENNYTALQNAKYEGWYMAFTRKGRPRKGSKTRQHQREVHFMKRLPRGHHTTEQSLRFEFLNYPPFTRSLRGSQRTWAPEPR, from the exons ATGGGCAGCCCCCGCTCCGCGCTGAGCTGCCT GCTGTTGCACTTGCTGGTCCTCTGCCTCCAAGCCCAG GAAGGCCCGGGCAGGGGCCCTGCGCTGGGCAGGGAGCTCGCTTCCCTGTTCCGGGCTGGCCGGGAGCCCCAGGGTGTCTCCCAACAG CATGTGAGGGAGCAGAGCCTGGTGACGGATCAGCTCAGCCGCCGCCTCATCCGGACCTACCAACTCTACAGCCGCACCAGCGGGAAGCACGTGCAGGTCCTGGCCAACAAGCGCATCAACGCCATGGCAGAGGACGGCGACCCCTTCG CAAAGCTCATCGTGGAGACGGACACCTTTGGAAGCAGAGTTCGAGTCCGAGGAGCCGAGACGGGCCTCTACATCTGCATGAACAAGAAGGGGAAGCTGATCGCCAAG AGCAACGGCAAAGGCAAGGACTGCGTCTTCACGGAGATTGTGCTGGAGAACAACTACACAGCGCTGCAGAATGCCAAGTACGAGGGCTGGTACATGGCCTTCACCCGCAAGGGCCGGCCCCGCAAGGGCTCCAAGACGCGGCAGCACCAGCGTGAGGTCCACTTCATGAAGCGGCTGCCCCGGGGCCACCACACCACCGAGCAGAGCCTGCGCTTCGAGTTCCTCAACTACCCGCCCTTCACGCGCAGCCTGCGCGGCAGCCAGAGGACTTGGGCCCCCGAGCCCCGATAG
- the FGF8 gene encoding fibroblast growth factor 8 isoform G (isoform G is encoded by transcript variant G) — protein sequence MAEDGDPFAKLIVETDTFGSRVRVRGAETGLYICMNKKGKLIAKSNGKGKDCVFTEIVLENNYTALQNAKYEGWYMAFTRKGRPRKGSKTRQHQREVHFMKRLPRGHHTTEQSLRFEFLNYPPFTRSLRGSQRTWAPEPR from the exons ATGGCAGAGGACGGCGACCCCTTCG CAAAGCTCATCGTGGAGACGGACACCTTTGGAAGCAGAGTTCGAGTCCGAGGAGCCGAGACGGGCCTCTACATCTGCATGAACAAGAAGGGGAAGCTGATCGCCAAG AGCAACGGCAAAGGCAAGGACTGCGTCTTCACGGAGATTGTGCTGGAGAACAACTACACAGCGCTGCAGAATGCCAAGTACGAGGGCTGGTACATGGCCTTCACCCGCAAGGGCCGGCCCCGCAAGGGCTCCAAGACGCGGCAGCACCAGCGTGAGGTCCACTTCATGAAGCGGCTGCCCCGGGGCCACCACACCACCGAGCAGAGCCTGCGCTTCGAGTTCCTCAACTACCCGCCCTTCACGCGCAGCCTGCGCGGCAGCCAGAGGACTTGGGCCCCCGAGCCCCGATAG